CTGTTTGCAGCCGGTCTGGTCACCGTGGCGGGGCGGCGAGGGTTTGAACGCCTGTACGATTTGCCGGAGCGGGTGATCCCCAACGAAATTCTGCAAACCTTCGTGGGCGAAGCCGAGGCCCTGCGCGGCTTGTTGTTGCACAGCGCCGGCGCATTGGGCGTGGCCACGGAAAAAGACCTGCGCGATTACTTCCGCCTCGATCCCGTCGACAGTCGCCAGCGCTTGGCCGAGTTGGTCGAGGAGGGGCAATTGCTGAGTTGCCAGGTGCAGGGCTGGAAGCAGTCCGCGTATTGCCTTGCGGAGCCGAAAGTGCCACGTAGCGTGCCGGCCAGCGCATTGCTGTCGCCCTTTGATTCGTTGATCTGGGAGCGTGCCCGTACCGAGCGTCTGTTCGATTTCCGTTACCGCCTTGAAATCTACACCCCACAACACAAGCGGGTGTACGGCTATTACGTGCTGCCGTTTTTGCACAACGAGCGGATCGCTGCGCGCGTTGATGTGCGCGCCGAACGGGCCAACGGCTGCCTGGCGGTGCATGCGGTGCACGAGGAGGAGGGGGGGCTGGATGAGCCGGGCATGTTGGCGTTGGCGCTGAACCTGCGCCAGATGGCCGATTGGCTGGGGCTGAAACAGGTCAAGCTCAATTGCCAGCGGCCGAGTGCCGCGCGGTTACGCGTGGCAATGCTCAAGATGGATGCTGGACTTTAGGGCGCCATCGGGGGCAAGCCCCCTCCCACAGGGGAATGCGCTCCACATGTGGGAGGGGGCTTGCCCCCGATTGGCGCCGGTCCAGGCGACACCCATCTAACGCTTGACCTGTTTCAGGGTTTCGGCAATCAGGAACGCCAGTTCCAGCGACTGATCGGCGTTCATTCGCGGGTCGCAGTGAGTGTGATAGCGGTCCGACAAACCGTCCTCGGTGATCGGCCGTGCGCCGCCGATGCATTCGGTGACGTTCTGCCCGGTCATCTCGATATGAATGCCGCCGGCATAGCTGCCTTCAGCCTGGTGGACCTGGAAAAACTCCTTCACTTCGCCAAGGATCTGCGCAAAGTCGCGGGTCTTGTAACCGCTGCTGGCCTTGATGGTATTGCCATGCATCGGATCGGAGCTCCACAGCACTTGCTTGCCTTCGCGCTGCACGGCGCGAATCAGCTCCGGCAGGTGGTCGCCAACCTTATTGGCGCCCATGCGTGCGATCAGGTTCAAGCGGCCAGGGTCGTTGTCCGGATTGAGAATGTCGATCAGGCGGATCAGGTCGTCCGGGTTCATGCTCGGGCCGACCTTGACCCCGATCGGGTTGTTCACCCCGCGCAGGAATTCGACATGAGCGCCATCCAACTGACGGGTACGGTCGCCAATCCAGAGCATATGGGCCGAGCAGTCGTAGTAGTCGTTGGTCAGGCTGTCGCGACGCACAAAGGCTTCTTCATAGTTGAGCAGCAACGCTTCGTGAGCGGTGAAGAAGCTGGTCTCGCGCAGTTGCGGCGAATCGTCCATGCCGCAGGCGCGCATGAAGGCCAGGGTTTCGTCGATGCGGTCGGCCAGTTGGCTGTACTTTTCGGCCAGCGCGGAGTTGGCGATAAAGTCCAGGTTCCACTTGTGCACCTGGTGCAGGTCGGCGAAGCCGCCCTGGGCAAAGGCGCGCAGCAGGTTAAGGGTGGCGGTGGACTGGTGGTAGCTCTGCAACAGGCGGTCCGGGTCCGGCACGCGGCTCTTTTCGTCGAAGCCGATGCCATTGACGATATCGCCGCGGTAGGCGGGCAGGGTGACGCCATCGATGGTTTCGTCGTTGGACGAGCGCGGCTTGGCGAACTGACCGGCCATGCGTCCGACCTTGACCACCGGGCAGCCGGCGGCGAAGGTCATCACAATCGCCATCTGCAGCAGCACTTTGAAGGTGTCACGGATTTTCGCGGCGGAGAACTCGGCAAAGCTCTCGGCGCAGTCACCGCCCTGCAGCAGGAAGGCGCGACCCTGGGTCACTTCGGCAAACTGGCGACGCAATTCGCGGGCTTCTCCGGCAAACACCAGCGGCGGGTAACTGGCCAGGCTCTGCTCCACGTGCAGCAGGTGCGCGGCATCCGGGTACCGGGGTTGTTGCTGGATCGGCAGGGCACGCCAGCTGTCGGGGCTCCAGGGTTGGCTCATCATGCACTCGTTGGGTAGGTTGAAGTTCGGACGTCAATGTTAGCAGCAATTAGTGCGTGACCTGCCGACGTCGCTTGGCTGACAATCGCGCACTTTGCCCTGCAGCAAACCCGTTAGGAGTAGTGATGAGCGAGGAGCGTGTGGAGCGCCTGCTGGCCGAAGTCCATGATGATTTCGGCATGATCCGTGTGCTGGAAGTGGCCGATTACCGTTTTCTCGAATTTGGCGACGCCATCGAGCAAAGTTGTGTGTTTACCGCCGATCCGAGCTGGCTGGAATACGACTACACCCGCGCGATGTTGATCGGGGCGCTATGCCATGAGCAGCCGGAAAGTGCGCTGTTCCTCGGCCTGGGTGCCGGCACGCTGACCCAGGCCTGTCTCAAGTTCCTGACGCTTGACGATGTTGAAGCCATCGAGCTGCGCCCCGACGTACCGCGCCTGGCGATGGAATATCTGGGGCTGGACGATGATCCGCGCCTGTATATCCGCATCGGCGATGCCCTGCAATTGCTCGAAAGCGCCGAACCTGCCGACCTGATCTTCGTCGACCTGTACACCGATGTAGGGCCGGGCGTCGGCCACCTGGCCTGGACCTTCCTTGAGAACTGCCAGAAGAAGCTCAACCCCGGCGGTTGGCTGGTGATCAACCAGTGGGCCACCGACGATGGCAAGCCGCTGGGCGCGGCGTTGTTGCGTGGGTTGTACCACCGGCATTACTGGGAACTGCCGGTGAAGGAGGGCAACGTGATTCTGCTGGTGCCTTCGGAGCTGGATCAGGAGTTGGACCTGGAGGCGCTGGTGTTTCGTGCAGAAGCTTTGGCGCCGCGTCTGGGGTATTCGTTGCAGGCGTTGATCAAGGCGATTCGACCGGCGACTTAGTTGCCTGTACCGACGCCATCGGGGGCAAGCCCCCTCCCACACTTGGAATGCATTTCAAATGTGGGAGGGGCGGTGCGACGATTCGACTTGCCCCCGATGAGGCCAGTACTGCCAAGTCAAATACCCTTGAACACCCCCGGCCGCTTCTCGATCATCGCTCGCACGCCTTCCTTGGCATCCTCGCTGTTGAGCAATTTATCCACCATCGGCGGCAATGCGGCCGCCGCCACGGTCTCGCCTTCCGTGTGTGCCAACCGCGCCGACATCAGTGTCGCCTGCACGCCAAGCGGCGCCTGGCGTGCGATGCGATTGGCCAATTCAATGGCGCGGGGCAGCAGGTCTTCGCTGGCCATCACTTCCTGCACCAGGCCCAGACGCAGGGCTTCATGGGCGTCGAACTCGTCGCCGGTCAGCAACCAGCGCATCGCATTGCCCCAGCCGGCGATCTGATGAAAGCGTAATGTCGCGCCGCCGAACGGAAAGATCCCACGCTGCACTTCCATCTGTGCGAAGCGGGTGTTGCTGGCGCAAAGGTTGATATCCGCCGCCAGCATCAGTTCGATGCCGATGGTCAGGCAATAGCCATGGACGGCAACGATCACCGGCTTATTGACCCTGGGGCCTGCGAACACGCCCCAGGGGTCGCAGCCGCCCAGGGGCGGTTGCCAGCCGCCGGCCATTACGCCGCTGACATTGGCCAGGTCGAGTCCGGCGGTGAAGTGGTCGCCATGGGCAAACACCACGGCAACTCGCGCATCATCGTTTCGATCAAAATCGCCATAGGCCATGCTCAGTTCGTTGAGCAGGTCCAGGTCGAAAGCATTTCGCTTGGCCACTCGATCCAGTCCCAACAGCAGGACATGACCCTGGAGTTCACGGCTGACGCGGCTGGTACTGGCTTGATTCATCGGGTGTGCCCTCGGGCGCGGATGGGGTTTCAGACCAAAGGGCTGGCCTGGACAGGTGAATCGTTTAAGCGTGATAACCAACAGGGCCGGGCTTGTGAAAAATAGACCCTGGCGCACTTATCTGCAAAGGCTGTGACACCGCACGGTTTCTCAGTGTTTTGCGATAAAAAAAGCTCCCTTTTTCAGCTATTTCCGGTATAGTGCGCGCCGGCCTTTAACCGGGCCGCGTTTAGGTAGCGCAATTCCCCGAAGTCAGCTTCGGCTGCACGTCCGCACAGCGGACTCTCCCTTGACGAATCTTTTTCATTCATTCGTTTTCGCAAATCCCCGCCGACAAAGCAGCCAGGGCGACTCTTGAGTCTCAACACGGCATGCGCAGCTTTGGAGCATGGGTCTTTGCGGATGCACTTAGAGGCAGACCCATGACCCAGGAAACCGGCGGCTTCGCCGCTTTTAATCTCAACCCGAACATTCTCGCCGCTGTCATCGCGACTGGCTACGAAGAACCTTCGGCTATTCAGCAGCAATCGATCCCGATCATCATGGCCGGCCAGGACATGATTGGCCAGGCGCAAACCGGTACCGGTAAAACCGCCGCGTTCGCCCTGCCTATTCTGCATTGCATCGATCCTGCCAAGCGCGAGCCGCAAGCCCTGATCCTGGCGCCAACCCGTGAGTTGGCGCTGCAAGTAGCAACCGCTTTCGAAACCTACGCCAAGCAAATGCCAGGTGTAACCGTTGTGGCCGTTTACGGCGGCGCGCCCATGGGCCCACAACTGAAAGCCATCCGTAACGGCGCACAGATCGTTGTCGCCACCCCGGGCCGTCTGTGCGACCACCTGCGTCGTGACGAGAAAGTCCTGTCGACCGTGAACCACCTGGTTCTCGACGAAGCCGACGAAATGTTGAAGCTGGGCTTCATGGATGACCTGGAAGTCATCTTCAAGGCACTGCCACCGACCCGTCAGACCGTGCTG
This genomic stretch from Pseudomonas orientalis harbors:
- a CDS encoding spermidine synthase produces the protein MSEERVERLLAEVHDDFGMIRVLEVADYRFLEFGDAIEQSCVFTADPSWLEYDYTRAMLIGALCHEQPESALFLGLGAGTLTQACLKFLTLDDVEAIELRPDVPRLAMEYLGLDDDPRLYIRIGDALQLLESAEPADLIFVDLYTDVGPGVGHLAWTFLENCQKKLNPGGWLVINQWATDDGKPLGAALLRGLYHRHYWELPVKEGNVILLVPSELDQELDLEALVFRAEALAPRLGYSLQALIKAIRPAT
- a CDS encoding crotonase/enoyl-CoA hydratase family protein, whose protein sequence is MNQASTSRVSRELQGHVLLLGLDRVAKRNAFDLDLLNELSMAYGDFDRNDDARVAVVFAHGDHFTAGLDLANVSGVMAGGWQPPLGGCDPWGVFAGPRVNKPVIVAVHGYCLTIGIELMLAADINLCASNTRFAQMEVQRGIFPFGGATLRFHQIAGWGNAMRWLLTGDEFDAHEALRLGLVQEVMASEDLLPRAIELANRIARQAPLGVQATLMSARLAHTEGETVAAAALPPMVDKLLNSEDAKEGVRAMIEKRPGVFKGI
- a CDS encoding class II 3-deoxy-7-phosphoheptulonate synthase, with protein sequence MSQPWSPDSWRALPIQQQPRYPDAAHLLHVEQSLASYPPLVFAGEARELRRQFAEVTQGRAFLLQGGDCAESFAEFSAAKIRDTFKVLLQMAIVMTFAAGCPVVKVGRMAGQFAKPRSSNDETIDGVTLPAYRGDIVNGIGFDEKSRVPDPDRLLQSYHQSTATLNLLRAFAQGGFADLHQVHKWNLDFIANSALAEKYSQLADRIDETLAFMRACGMDDSPQLRETSFFTAHEALLLNYEEAFVRRDSLTNDYYDCSAHMLWIGDRTRQLDGAHVEFLRGVNNPIGVKVGPSMNPDDLIRLIDILNPDNDPGRLNLIARMGANKVGDHLPELIRAVQREGKQVLWSSDPMHGNTIKASSGYKTRDFAQILGEVKEFFQVHQAEGSYAGGIHIEMTGQNVTECIGGARPITEDGLSDRYHTHCDPRMNADQSLELAFLIAETLKQVKR
- a CDS encoding winged helix-turn-helix domain-containing protein — its product is MPAVLSFSLKQARRMALAAQGFSGRQPPAQKKAAHLNRLIERLGVLQIDSVNAVVRSHYLPLFSRLGGYSPLMLEQAAWSQGRRRSLFEYWGHEASLLPMAMFPLMRWRMERAKQGRGIYAQMARFGRERQDTVQRVLQAVEQRGALGAGSLSTREERAGPWWDWSDEKHALEWLFAAGLVTVAGRRGFERLYDLPERVIPNEILQTFVGEAEALRGLLLHSAGALGVATEKDLRDYFRLDPVDSRQRLAELVEEGQLLSCQVQGWKQSAYCLAEPKVPRSVPASALLSPFDSLIWERARTERLFDFRYRLEIYTPQHKRVYGYYVLPFLHNERIAARVDVRAERANGCLAVHAVHEEEGGLDEPGMLALALNLRQMADWLGLKQVKLNCQRPSAARLRVAMLKMDAGL